In Nymphaea colorata isolate Beijing-Zhang1983 chromosome 13, ASM883128v2, whole genome shotgun sequence, one DNA window encodes the following:
- the LOC116266544 gene encoding UDP-galactose transporter 1-like, with amino-acid sequence MEENHRLIQWGVIRPLLAIVQWWTFNVTVIITNKWIFQKLDFKFPLSVSCLHFICSSIGSYLAIKVFKVKPLIEIEPEDRWRRIFPMSFVFCINIVLGNMSLRYIPVSFMQTIKSFTPATTVVLQWLVWKKYFDWRIWCSLVPIIGGVLLTSVTELSFNMFGFSAALFGCLATSTKTILAESLLHGFKFDSINTVFYMAPFATMILAVPALVLEGTGVLQWFQVHQTIFTSVLIILSSGVLAFCLNFSIFYVIHSTTAVTFNVAGNLKVAVAVMVSWAVFRNPISAMNALGCGITLCGCTFYGYVRQRLLQQPGTPRSAVSRMEMLPLVNDKLDGKV; translated from the exons ATGGAGGAGAATCACCGGTTGATCCAGTGGGGAGTCATCAGACCGCTGCTCGCGATTGTCCAATGGTGGACGTTCAACGTCACCGTTATCATCACGAACAAATGGATCTTTCAG AAATTGGATTTCAAGTTTCCCCTGTCTGTGTCATGTCTCCATTTTATATGCTCATCCATTGGATCATATTTGGCAATCAAAGTTTTTAAGGTAAAACCTTTAATTGAGATTGAACCTGAAGACCGTTGGAGAAGGATATTTCCCATGTCGTTCGTCTTCTGCATCAATATAGTGCTGGGAAACATGAGCCTAAGATATATTCCAGTTTCTTTTATGCAGACGATTAAGTCATTCACCCCTGCTACTACAG TTGTACTCCAGTGGCTGGTGTGGAAAAAGTACTTTGACTGGCGAATTTGGTGTTCCTTGGTGCCCATTATTGGGGGCGTTCTTCTTACTTCTGTTACGGAGCTAAGTTTCaatatgtttggattttctGCTGCACTTTTTGGCTGCCTTGCTACATCTACAAAGACAATTTTAGCGGAATCATTACTGCATGGCTTTAAATTTGACAG CATAAACACGGTATTTTATATGGCACCATTTGCAACCATGATCTTGGCTGTGCCAGCTCTTGTGCTAGAAGGGACAGGTGTTCTGCAGTGGTTTCAAGTTCATCAAACCATCTTCACCTCGGTGCTGATCATCTTAAGTTCTGGGGTGCTTGCTTTTTGCCttaatttctccattttctaTGTGATCCATTCAACAACAGCTGTCACATTTAATGTTGCTGGCAATCTTAAG GTAGCAGTGGCTGTCATGGTCTCATGGGCGGTCTTTCGAAACCCGATATCTGCAATGAATGCTTTAGGATGTGGAATAACACTCTGTGGCTGCACATTCTATGGGTATGTGAGACAGAGACTCTTGCAGCAGCCAGGCACACCTCGATCTGCTGTCAGTAGAATGGAGATGCTTCCCCTTGTAAATGATAAACTGGATGGCAAGGTTTAG
- the LOC116267151 gene encoding TPR repeat-containing protein ZIP4, with protein MRILEIRPAAGDSTGANIVTHGQIIDAIESCIHQVELLSPKNLQPELSVALRSSLSRLSSLPPLPEPAKLRLWKLSYRLWNACVDLANTAGHSDSDCVSPSFYEEHAKLRQVAADLITFAGSIPGVPSADLKSASFLQKTGVLWHGLRRFDLASACFDRAAELASKIEPASSEEDRRFLLDLNVSRAATAFESPSGRVLALALLGRSKKLVAGDPDKHRLLAEQYFSFGKQLLARDQSSEAEESIKLLNEALDLSERGIKIAESEDETAALKDLRAKTLRFMAAAHLQSEGYEDVLKCVKAMSETVGGGGDHPSLGFLAMKGYLGLGRYDEAENELMQMAENCRIPAEVCLSAVEVFMKEAAEIGVEGAKAVFMGLVERGAVCPSVAVRIVERVLVGGGPVRARLAAELASEERVVALFRENGAGKDRAVMHAILWNQGADLFRCKDYKTSSLMFEKSMLYIPYDAEGRSLRAKCFRVLCLCYLALSQCDRAQEYINEADKLEAGIVSAFLKFKVNLEKKDDDGAVAQIQSMTNCIDFDPQFLTLASHEAVACKALTVAVFALSELLNRCTSSSSSSSDMREVSILRNALVLLLRLPEREQDALVLLRRARDRMAELGAERLFGNHKDTGGRELKWFANHAWNMGMKAGKDRCYANSAEFLELASEFYCAIENGDDGMADGEEMACKSLILAVSGMLNAENESKLAMTDCDVRKALFLLDKAGKILSAILNKQFAESTIEANFVFLYTFNNFELRGRINDPSSQVQAIQSYINTKFCIAKHLLQLGLHAADGARANPEAAKLALTTCLKIDLTSPSPDYRTVALILRKLIGVSISRKGSREEAEAAAMEIYQQAHQIIVGLQGGEYPVEEVKWLSTTAWNRSGMHVKLGRVTAAQKWMKMGLHLAKLVPEMEAYAVSMIQCLAQFEKTEAGSMERGSA; from the exons ATGCGAATTTTGGAAATCCGGCCTGCGGCCGGCGACTCCACCGGCGCCAATATCGTCACGCACGGCCAAATAATCGACGCCATTGAGTCATGCATCCACCAGGTAGAGCTCCTGTCGCCGAAGAACCTCCAGCCGGAGCTCTCAGTAGCCCTGCGCTCCTCCCTCTCCCGCCTCTCGTCCCTCCCTCCGCTGCCAGAACCAGCCAAACTCCGCCTCTGGAAGCTCAGCTACCGTCTCTGGAATGCCTGCGTGGATCTCGCGAATACCGCAGGGCACTCCGACTCCGACTGCGTGAGTCCCTCTTTCTACGAGGAGCACGCAAAGCTACGGCAGGTCGCGGCCGACCTAATCACCTTCGCCGGGAGCATTCCGGGGGTCCCCTCCGCGGACCTGAAATCTGCCTCGTTTCTGCAGAAGACTGGCGTGTTGTGGCACGGACTGAGACGCTTCGACCTTGCCTCGGCGTGCTTCGACCGAGCGGCCGAGCTCGCGTCCAAGATCGAGCCCGCTTCTAGCGAAGAGGATCGCCGTTTCCTTCTGGACCTAAACGTGTCGCGTGCCGCCACCGCGTTCGAGTCTCCGTCCGGGCGCGTGCTGGCCCTCGCGTTACTCGGCCGATCGAAGAAGCTAGTTGCCGGAGATCCGGATAAGCACCGGCTGCTCGCCGAGCAGTACTTTAGCTTTGGAAAGCAGCTTTTGGCTAGGGATCAGAGTTCCGAGGCCGAGGAATCGATCAAACTCCTGAACGAGGCGTTGGACCTTAGCGAGAGAGGAATCAAGATCGCAGAGAGCGAGGACGAAACCGCCGCACTAAAAGATCTGAGAGCGAAAACTTTGAGATTCATGGCGGCAGCGCATTTGCAGAGCGAGGGCTACGAAGACGTGCTGAAGTGCGTAAAGGCGATGAGCGAAACGGTGGGAGGGGGTGGAGACCACCCGAGTCTAGGGTTCCTAGCGATGAAGGGGTATCTAGGGCTGGGTCGGTACGACGAGGCGGAGAACGAGCTGATGCAGATGGCCGAGAATTGTCGGATACCGGCGGAGGTGTGCCTATCGGCGGTGGAGGTGTTCATGAAAGAGGCGGCGGAGATTGGGGTGGAGGGAGCGAAGGCGGTCTTCATGGGGCTGGTGGAGCGGGGCGCCGTGTGTCCGTCCGTCGCGGTGAGAATAGTGGAGAGGGTGCTGGTAGGCGGGGGCCCGGTACGGGCGAGGCTGGCGGCGGAGTTGGCGTCGGAGGAGAGGGTGGTGGCTCTGTTCAGGGAGAACGGGGCGGGAAAGGATCGAGCAGTGATGCACGCCATTCTGTGGAACCA GGGAGCAGATCTCTTCCGTTGCAAAGACTACAAAACGAGCTCGCTAATGTTCGAGAAGTCGATGCTGTATATCCCATACGACGCAGAGGGTAGGAGCCTTAGAGCCAAATGCTTCAGGGTGCTTTGCCTCTGCTACCTGGCCCTCTCTCAGTGTGATCGAGCCCAAGAGTACATCAACGAAGCTGATAag CTCGAGGCCGGTATCGTCTCTGCCTTCCTCAAG TTCAAGGTCAACCTTGAGAAGAAGGACGACGATGGCGCCGTTGCCCAAATCCAGTCCATGACGAACTGCATTGATTTCGACCCCCAGTTCCTGACCCTCGCCTCCCACGAGGCCGTCGCCTGCAAAGCTCTCACCGTCGCCGTCTTCGCGCTATCCGAGCTCCTGAATCGATGcacctcttcctcctcctcctcctccgacATGCGGGAGGTCTCCATCCTTCGCAATgccctcgtcctcctcctccgcctcccgGAGAGGGAGCAGGACGCCCTTGTTCTCCTCAGGCGCGCAAGAGACCGAATGGCCGAGCTCGGAGCAGAAAGGCTCTTCGGCAACCACAAGGACACGGGAGGCCGCGAGCTCAAATGGTTTGCCAACCACGCCTGGAACATGGGGATGAAAGCCGGCAAGGACAGGTGCTACGCCAACAGCGCCGAGTTCCTGGAGTTGGCGTCCGAATTCTATTGCGCCATAGAGAACGGTGACGATGGCATGGCAGACGGAGAGGAGATGGCCTGCAAGTCGTTGATACTTGCGGTATCCGGAATGCTCAACGCGGAGAACGAAAGTAAGTTGGCCATGACAGACTGCGACGTGAGGAAGGCGCTGTTTCTTCTCGACAAGGCCGGAAAG ATTCTCTCAGCGATCCTCAACAAGCAGTTCGCTGAATCCACCATTGAAGCCAACTTCGTTTTCCTCTACACATTCAACAACTTCGAGTTAAGAGGCAGAATCAACGACCCATCATCGCAGGTGCAAGCAATCCAAAGTTACATCAACACAAAGTTCTGCATTGCCAAACACCTACTCCAACTTGGCCTTCACGCCGCAGATGGTGCACGCGCCAACCCGGAAGCTGCGAAGTTGGCACTGACTACCTGCCTGAAGATTGACCTTACATCTCCCTCCCCAGACTACAGGACTGTcgcccttatccttcggaaacTGATCGGAGTTTCCATATCTCGGAAGGGCAGCAGAGAAGAAGCAGAGGCAGCGGCCATGGAAATATACCAGCAAGCGCATCAGATAATCGTGGGGCTGCAAGGAGGAGAATACCCAGTTGAGGAGGTGAAATGGCTGTCCACCACAGCATGGAACCGATCTGGTATGCATGTGAAGCTTGGCCGTGTCACTGCAGCACAGAAATGGATGAAGATGGGGCTGCACCTTGCGAAGCTTGTGCCAGAGATGGAAGCGTATGCTGTCTCTATGATCCAATGTTTGGCTCAATTTGAGAAGACTGAAGCTGGGTCAATGGAAAGAGGAAGCGCGTGA
- the LOC116267224 gene encoding ABC transporter I family member 1 isoform X1 — MILLLALITVQKRQSSTRVWYEILPLMISLSSSQLSQKSSSSHPNCRLPHKLKQPKPHLKLQQGIVSFNPEVVSSGLNTYPASAWKGESARFVTEESVSERGGESMPPPLPRVALHNVSCMRNAQVVLRDINVSVHDGGALVLTGSNGAGKSTFLRMLAGFSRPSAGRILWDGHDVTSAGVAAQWRLQLNWLSLKDAIKEDLTVLDNVQWFEVLEKKDGLRSLPALEFMGLGRLVHEKARILSMGQRKRLQLARMLAIDRPIWLMDEPSVALDYDGVKLLEAMIADHRKKGGIVFVATHLPIEMEDAMNLRLPPRFPRRKILVDLVR, encoded by the exons ATGATTTTGTTGCTGGCACTGATAACAGTGCAAAAAAGACAGTCATCCACCCGCGTTTGGTATGAGATTTTGCCATTGATGATTTCGTTGTCATCTTCTCAGTTGTCGCagaaatcttcttcttctcacccAAACTGTAGGCTTCCTCACAAACTCAAGCAACCGAAGCCCCATCTCAAGCTTCAACAGGGCATTGTCTCCTTCAACCCCGAAGTCGTCAG TTCTGGGCTGAACACATATCCTGCATCGGCATGGAAGGGTGAGAGTGCAAGATTCGTCACAGAAGAGAGCGTAtcagagagagggggagagagcaTGCCGCCTCCGCTTCCGAGGGTGGCTTTACACAACGTCTCGTGCATGCGCAACGCCCAAGTGGTGCTCCGCGACATCAACGTTTCCGTGCACGACGGCGGGGCACTCGTGCTGACGGGCAGCAATGGTGCAGGCAAATCCACCTTCCTCCGCATGCTGGCCGGGTTCTCACGGCCATCGGCGGGGCGCATCCTATGGGATGGCCACGACGTTACCTCCGCAGGCGTCGCTGCCCAGTGGCGTCTGCAGCTCAACTGGCTCTCCCTCAAGGACGCGATCAAGGAAGACCTCACCGTCCTCGACAATGTTCAATGGTTCGAGGTGCTCGAGAAAAAGGATGGCCTTCGCTCCCTCCCTGCCCTGGAGTTCATGGGCCTCGGCCGCCTCGTCCACGAGAAGGCCCGCATCCTCTCGATGGGACAGCGCAAGCGCCTCCAGTTGGCCCGCATGCTGGCCATTGACCGCCCGATCTGGCTCATGGATGAGCCCTCCGTCGCCCTCGACTACGACGGTGTCAAACTCCTTGAGGCCATGATCGCTGACCACCGGAAGAAGGGGGGCATCGTCTTCGTCGCCACTCACCTTCCCATCGAGATGGAGGATGCCATGAATCTTAGGCTGCCGCCCAGGTTCCCCCGGAGGAAGATCCTCGTCGACCTTGTGCGTTGA
- the LOC116267224 gene encoding ABC transporter I family member 1 isoform X2, translating to MPPPLPRVALHNVSCMRNAQVVLRDINVSVHDGGALVLTGSNGAGKSTFLRMLAGFSRPSAGRILWDGHDVTSAGVAAQWRLQLNWLSLKDAIKEDLTVLDNVQWFEVLEKKDGLRSLPALEFMGLGRLVHEKARILSMGQRKRLQLARMLAIDRPIWLMDEPSVALDYDGVKLLEAMIADHRKKGGIVFVATHLPIEMEDAMNLRLPPRFPRRKILVDLVR from the coding sequence aTGCCGCCTCCGCTTCCGAGGGTGGCTTTACACAACGTCTCGTGCATGCGCAACGCCCAAGTGGTGCTCCGCGACATCAACGTTTCCGTGCACGACGGCGGGGCACTCGTGCTGACGGGCAGCAATGGTGCAGGCAAATCCACCTTCCTCCGCATGCTGGCCGGGTTCTCACGGCCATCGGCGGGGCGCATCCTATGGGATGGCCACGACGTTACCTCCGCAGGCGTCGCTGCCCAGTGGCGTCTGCAGCTCAACTGGCTCTCCCTCAAGGACGCGATCAAGGAAGACCTCACCGTCCTCGACAATGTTCAATGGTTCGAGGTGCTCGAGAAAAAGGATGGCCTTCGCTCCCTCCCTGCCCTGGAGTTCATGGGCCTCGGCCGCCTCGTCCACGAGAAGGCCCGCATCCTCTCGATGGGACAGCGCAAGCGCCTCCAGTTGGCCCGCATGCTGGCCATTGACCGCCCGATCTGGCTCATGGATGAGCCCTCCGTCGCCCTCGACTACGACGGTGTCAAACTCCTTGAGGCCATGATCGCTGACCACCGGAAGAAGGGGGGCATCGTCTTCGTCGCCACTCACCTTCCCATCGAGATGGAGGATGCCATGAATCTTAGGCTGCCGCCCAGGTTCCCCCGGAGGAAGATCCTCGTCGACCTTGTGCGTTGA